The following proteins are encoded in a genomic region of Alphaproteobacteria bacterium:
- a CDS encoding UbiH/UbiF/VisC/COQ6 family ubiquinone biosynthesis hydroxylase, translated as MVNPLKVDVVIVGGGLVGGTLSVALAQQNFNVAVIDRDSPDELLKPDLDGRTTAVSYGSKLIFEKLGIWEKVAHAAEPILDIRVFERDSPWAIYYDHRDIGSIPMGYIVENLVLRQGIFHRAAELANHLTWMAPANVARTTRNLESVVVDLEDGRILKSPLLVGAEGRLSPTRDDANLKTFRWSYEKMALIAHVVHEKPHLGTAWEIFQPQGPFAILPLKTCSTTGAYRSGIVWTGSPDDIKRLLELDDAKLTSELQDLFPYFGTLDVSGKRWSYPLSAMVAKETVDHRLAIVGDAAHTVHPVAGQGVNLGWRDAKALAEVLGKARGLGLDIGSKSILEDYQRRRRVDTLSILAMSDGMVRLFSNKSNILSFLRNTGLGIVNEIPPLKRRLMRHAMGI; from the coding sequence ATGGTAAATCCCTTAAAAGTGGACGTAGTGATCGTTGGAGGAGGCTTGGTGGGTGGCACGCTCTCCGTGGCGCTGGCGCAACAAAATTTTAACGTAGCTGTTATTGATCGAGATTCACCGGACGAGCTGTTAAAGCCAGACCTTGATGGGCGTACAACAGCGGTTTCTTACGGATCTAAACTTATTTTTGAGAAGTTGGGTATCTGGGAAAAAGTGGCTCACGCAGCTGAGCCCATATTAGATATCCGTGTTTTTGAACGTGACTCTCCCTGGGCGATTTATTATGACCATCGAGATATTGGAAGCATTCCTATGGGATATATCGTTGAAAATCTGGTTCTACGCCAAGGGATTTTCCATAGGGCGGCAGAGCTTGCCAACCATCTGACTTGGATGGCGCCAGCAAATGTTGCGCGTACGACGCGAAATCTGGAGAGTGTTGTCGTTGATTTAGAAGATGGGCGCATCCTTAAAAGCCCTCTTTTGGTTGGAGCAGAAGGTCGTCTTTCACCCACAAGAGACGACGCTAATCTTAAGACATTTCGGTGGAGTTACGAGAAAATGGCTTTGATTGCACATGTGGTCCACGAAAAGCCCCACCTTGGGACTGCTTGGGAAATTTTTCAACCCCAAGGCCCTTTTGCGATTCTGCCTTTAAAGACTTGTTCCACAACGGGCGCGTATCGTTCTGGCATTGTATGGACAGGGTCTCCCGATGATATTAAGCGTTTGTTGGAGTTGGATGATGCAAAGCTCACTTCTGAACTCCAGGACCTCTTTCCCTATTTTGGAACGCTTGACGTGTCCGGTAAGCGATGGTCCTACCCTTTAAGCGCCATGGTGGCCAAGGAAACCGTTGATCATCGCCTCGCCATTGTCGGAGATGCGGCTCATACGGTGCATCCAGTAGCGGGGCAGGGGGTCAATTTAGGATGGCGGGATGCGAAAGCGTTGGCAGAGGTTCTTGGCAAGGCACGGGGATTAGGGTTGGATATTGGGTCAAAGAGTATCCTCGAGGACTATCAACGCCGTCGCCGGGTTGATACTTTATCCATTCTCGCCATGAGTGATGGCATGGTGCGTTTATTCTCGAACAAATCCAATATCCTCTCTTTCTTGCGTAATACTGGCCTTGGTATTGTTAACGAGATCCCCCCATTGAAGCGTCGTCTCATGCGCCATGCGATGGGTATTTAA
- a CDS encoding CCA tRNA nucleotidyltransferase, which translates to MKLNLEKFPLMGDQITQKLFQTFEKHGVYPRFVGGCVRDAILGVEAYDIDIAVPIPPDEIIYILTTDDIDSIPTGYEFGTITAVLEGRPFQITSLREDWETDGRHPRVTFGTDWEEDAARRDFTVNALYAERDGTVIDYFGGIEDLEAGIIRFVGDPDMRIREDYLRILRYFRFLAWYGHGPIEPQALQACATHHHGLKGLSRERIGHEFMKLLSAPKPLLSLTLLHQKSLDSFVVPQPLNLKAIEALLAFGEPTSVMCRLAALSLPNIDVKGASTALRLSRDQRQYLHDCVMRLDSYPSSERTIYRNLYQDGVSLFKDFTLLSLCVGSLSASASIQREAFKIAASWHSPTFPIQGKDLVDMGVIAGPKLGELLKACESWWIDQGFFPDREACLAWVRDAESQEKSK; encoded by the coding sequence ATGAAGCTGAATTTAGAAAAATTTCCCCTCATGGGGGATCAGATTACTCAAAAGCTCTTCCAGACATTTGAAAAGCATGGAGTTTACCCGCGCTTTGTGGGGGGGTGTGTTCGCGATGCCATTCTAGGTGTTGAGGCTTATGACATTGATATTGCTGTTCCGATCCCGCCCGATGAAATTATTTATATTCTCACAACAGACGATATCGATTCTATCCCCACAGGGTACGAATTTGGAACGATTACTGCCGTTCTGGAAGGTCGCCCGTTTCAAATTACTTCTTTGCGGGAAGATTGGGAAACGGACGGTCGTCATCCGCGCGTAACCTTTGGAACCGACTGGGAGGAAGACGCAGCCCGTCGCGACTTTACAGTTAATGCTCTCTATGCGGAAAGAGATGGAACAGTCATTGATTATTTTGGGGGGATTGAAGATCTAGAGGCGGGGATTATTCGGTTCGTCGGCGATCCGGACATGCGCATTCGGGAAGATTATTTGCGCATTTTGCGGTATTTTCGTTTTCTCGCCTGGTATGGTCATGGTCCCATCGAGCCCCAAGCCTTGCAGGCATGTGCCACCCATCATCATGGGTTAAAGGGCTTGTCGCGGGAACGCATTGGCCATGAGTTTATGAAATTGTTGAGCGCCCCAAAGCCGCTTTTAAGCCTCACCCTCCTTCATCAGAAAAGCCTTGATTCATTTGTTGTGCCACAGCCCCTGAATCTTAAAGCCATCGAGGCTCTTCTCGCCTTTGGAGAGCCCACAAGTGTGATGTGCCGTCTGGCCGCCCTGTCGTTGCCAAATATTGACGTCAAAGGTGCCAGCACAGCTTTGCGTCTTTCTCGTGATCAAAGGCAGTATCTTCATGATTGTGTCATGCGCCTTGATTCTTATCCGAGTTCAGAGAGGACCATCTATCGGAATCTCTATCAAGATGGCGTCTCGCTTTTCAAGGATTTCACCCTATTGAGCTTGTGTGTAGGCTCGTTGAGCGCGTCCGCCTCGATTCAGCGCGAGGCTTTCAAAATAGCCGCCTCTTGGCATTCCCCAACGTTTCCGATTCAGGGAAAGGACTTGGTGGATATGGGTGTTATAGCTGGCCCAAAGCTGGGAGAGCTCCTAAAAGCTTGCGAGTCCTGGTGGATTGATCAAGGCTTTTTCCCTGATCGAGAGGCTTGTTTGGCGTGGGTGAGGGACGCTGAGTCTCAAGAAAAAAGTAAATAA
- a CDS encoding YdcH family protein, with product MPLEPSVVVELQHKLDKLKKEDRQLEDEIAQLSLQGLNDDIQVFRLKKRRIMVKEQIQKIDALLVPDIIA from the coding sequence ATGCCGTTAGAGCCAAGTGTCGTTGTAGAATTACAGCACAAGCTGGATAAGTTGAAAAAGGAAGATCGTCAACTCGAAGACGAGATTGCACAACTGTCTCTTCAAGGCCTCAATGACGATATTCAAGTTTTTCGCTTAAAGAAACGCCGCATCATGGTTAAAGAACAAATCCAAAAAATCGACGCTCTCCTCGTTCCTGACATTATCGCTTAA